A single window of Kitasatospora sp. HUAS MG31 DNA harbors:
- a CDS encoding alanine racemase: MDHQTYAGRAQGPGIDRARVAALAEERLDWRFKALPPAATGLTTSAYLATGPTLDDLGTPLLTLDAAALDHNLRTMAAWCDKTGVALAPHGKTTMAPALWQAQIDAGCHGITLANLWQLRVARAFGVSRVLVANTVLDPAGLAWIAAETAADPDFAVTSWVDSVAAVEQTDRALRAAGAERPYEVLVELGGPAGRTGARTVEEALEVAAAVRRAPTLRLAGVGGYEGVLAKDAAPAALDTVRGYLLRLAELHRRLADAYPGPEPLVSAGGSAYFDTVAEELAPLAAELPGTTVVLRSGAYLVHDDGFYRGVSPLARDGGDRPLRAAMHGWARVVSRPEPELALLDGGKRDLPYDLGLPEPQLVRGQGALTGATVTALNDQHAFLRGAGDRAPVGAVVRLGLSHPCTAFDKWTLIPVLDDADAEHPRVVDLVRTFF, translated from the coding sequence GTGGACCACCAGACCTACGCCGGCCGCGCACAGGGCCCGGGCATCGACCGCGCCCGGGTCGCGGCCCTCGCCGAGGAGCGGCTGGACTGGCGGTTCAAGGCCCTGCCCCCGGCCGCCACCGGCCTGACCACCAGCGCGTACCTGGCCACCGGCCCCACCCTGGACGACCTCGGCACCCCGCTGCTCACCCTCGACGCGGCCGCCCTCGACCACAACCTGCGCACCATGGCCGCCTGGTGCGACAAGACCGGGGTGGCCCTCGCCCCGCACGGCAAGACCACCATGGCACCCGCCCTCTGGCAGGCCCAGATCGACGCCGGCTGCCACGGCATCACCCTGGCCAACCTCTGGCAGCTGCGGGTCGCCCGTGCCTTCGGGGTCTCCCGCGTCCTGGTCGCCAACACCGTCCTCGACCCGGCCGGCCTGGCCTGGATCGCCGCCGAGACCGCCGCCGACCCCGACTTCGCCGTCACCTCCTGGGTGGACTCGGTGGCCGCCGTCGAGCAGACCGACCGGGCGCTGCGCGCCGCCGGCGCCGAGCGCCCGTACGAGGTGCTGGTCGAGCTCGGCGGCCCCGCCGGCCGGACCGGCGCCCGGACCGTCGAGGAGGCGCTGGAGGTCGCCGCCGCCGTCCGGCGCGCCCCCACCCTCCGCCTCGCCGGCGTCGGCGGCTACGAGGGCGTCCTCGCCAAGGACGCCGCCCCCGCCGCCCTGGACACCGTCCGCGGCTACCTGCTCCGGCTCGCCGAACTGCACCGCCGCCTCGCCGACGCCTACCCAGGCCCGGAGCCGCTGGTCTCCGCCGGCGGCAGCGCCTACTTCGACACCGTCGCCGAGGAACTCGCCCCGCTGGCCGCCGAACTGCCCGGCACCACGGTGGTGCTGCGCTCCGGCGCCTACCTGGTCCACGACGACGGCTTCTACCGCGGCGTCTCCCCGCTCGCCCGCGACGGCGGCGACCGCCCGCTGCGCGCCGCCATGCACGGCTGGGCCCGGGTGGTCTCCCGCCCCGAGCCCGAACTCGCCCTGCTCGACGGCGGCAAGCGCGACCTGCCGTACGACCTGGGCCTGCCCGAACCGCAACTGGTCCGCGGCCAGGGCGCGTTGACCGGCGCCACGGTCACCGCGCTGAACGACCAGCACGCCTTCCTGCGTGGCGCGGGCGACCGCGCCCCGGTCGGCGCGGTGGTCCGGCTCGGCCTCTCCCACCCCTGCACCGCCTTCGACAAGTGGACCCTGATCCCCGTCCTGGACGACGCCGACGCCGAGCACCCCCGGGTGGTCGACCTGGTGCGGACCTTCTTCTGA
- a CDS encoding N-acyl-D-amino-acid deacylase family protein has product MADLVLRGATVVDGSGADRFRADVAVTGGTITAVGGRPAGRRTVDADGLVLAPGFIDMHAHSDLALLTDPGQPSRITQGVTCEVLGQDGLSYAPVDDTVLPVLRRQLAGWNGDPPDLDWSWRTVGEYLDRLDGGTAVNTCYLVPHGTLRALVLGWAARRPAPAELDRMRDLLARGMAEGAVGLSSGLSYTPGMYADTAELTALCRVVAAHGGFHAPHQRSYGKGALEGYAEMVEIARRSGCPLHLTHATMNFEVNRGRAGDLLALVDAALAEGLDVTLDSYPYLPGSTTLAALLPGWSTAGGPDATLARLADPAARERIRADLEEHGSDGCHGLTADWTTVQVSGVADPALAPAVGRTVAQLATERGQSGTDTFLDLLRADRLATTVLQHVGDEENVRAVMRHPAHTAGSDGLLVGARPHPRAWGTFARYLGHYGRDTGLLTLEEAVTRMTGRPARRLRLDRRGLIRPGHHADLVLFEPATVRDTATYDHPRRPAAGIEHVYVNGTDVLRDRRPTGALPGRALRRTDRGVRAL; this is encoded by the coding sequence ATGGCCGACCTGGTCCTCCGCGGCGCCACCGTGGTGGACGGCAGCGGCGCCGACCGCTTCCGGGCCGACGTGGCCGTCACCGGCGGCACCATCACCGCCGTCGGCGGACGACCGGCCGGCCGCCGCACCGTGGACGCCGACGGGCTGGTGCTGGCCCCCGGCTTCATCGACATGCACGCCCACTCCGACCTGGCCCTGCTCACCGACCCCGGCCAGCCCTCCCGGATCACCCAGGGCGTCACCTGCGAGGTGCTCGGCCAGGACGGGCTCTCCTACGCCCCGGTGGACGACACCGTCCTGCCCGTCCTGCGCCGCCAGCTCGCCGGCTGGAACGGCGACCCGCCCGACCTCGACTGGAGCTGGCGCACCGTCGGCGAGTACCTGGACCGGCTGGACGGCGGCACCGCCGTGAACACCTGCTACCTGGTCCCGCACGGCACCCTGCGCGCCCTCGTCCTCGGCTGGGCCGCCCGCCGCCCCGCACCCGCCGAACTCGACCGGATGCGCGACCTGCTCGCCCGCGGCATGGCCGAGGGCGCCGTCGGCCTCTCCAGCGGCCTCAGCTACACCCCCGGCATGTACGCCGACACCGCGGAACTCACCGCCCTGTGCCGGGTGGTGGCCGCCCACGGCGGCTTCCACGCCCCGCACCAGCGTTCGTACGGCAAGGGCGCCCTGGAGGGCTACGCCGAGATGGTGGAGATCGCCCGGCGCAGCGGCTGCCCGCTCCACCTCACCCACGCCACCATGAACTTCGAGGTCAACCGCGGCCGCGCCGGCGACCTGCTCGCCCTGGTCGACGCCGCCCTCGCCGAGGGCCTGGACGTCACCCTCGACAGCTACCCGTACCTCCCCGGGTCCACCACCCTCGCCGCCCTGCTGCCCGGCTGGTCCACCGCGGGCGGCCCGGACGCCACCCTGGCCCGGCTCGCCGACCCCGCCGCCCGCGAGCGGATCCGCGCCGACCTGGAGGAACACGGCAGCGACGGCTGCCACGGCCTGACCGCCGACTGGACCACCGTCCAGGTCTCCGGCGTCGCCGACCCCGCCCTCGCCCCCGCCGTCGGCCGAACCGTGGCCCAACTCGCCACCGAGCGAGGGCAGTCCGGCACCGACACCTTCCTCGACCTGCTCCGCGCCGACCGGCTGGCCACCACCGTCCTCCAGCACGTCGGCGACGAGGAGAACGTCCGGGCCGTGATGCGGCACCCGGCCCACACCGCCGGCAGCGACGGCCTGCTGGTCGGCGCCCGGCCGCACCCGCGCGCCTGGGGCACCTTCGCCCGCTACCTCGGCCACTACGGCCGCGACACCGGCCTGCTCACCCTGGAGGAGGCGGTCACCCGGATGACCGGCCGCCCCGCCCGCCGGCTCCGCCTGGACCGCCGCGGCCTGATCCGGCCCGGCCACCACGCCGACCTGGTGCTGTTCGAGCCCGCCACGGTCCGCGACACCGCCACCTACGACCACCCCCGCCGCCCCGCCGCCGGCATCGAGCACGTCTACGTCAACGGCACCGACGTCCTCCGCGACCGGCGCCCCACCGGCGCCCTGCCCGGCCGCGCCCTGCGCCGCACCGACCGAGGAGTCCGAGCCCTGTGA
- a CDS encoding bifunctional 4-hydroxy-2-oxoglutarate aldolase/2-dehydro-3-deoxy-phosphogluconate aldolase, translating into MTADAFRAALAADPVIAVIRAPRIPDAAALCAALAAGGIHRTEFTFTTPDATTHLARAAAAGHHVGMGTVLTADQAEEALAAGASFLVTPGLRPEVARAAVRAGVPAVLGALTPTEVATAHDLGAAAVKVFPARTFGPGYLRDLRGPFPDIPLIASGGIDTHNAPAFLAAGALALCTGTDVAPPQAVATAAWPTITHRAHTFTTALP; encoded by the coding sequence GTGACCGCCGACGCCTTCCGTGCCGCCCTCGCCGCCGACCCGGTGATCGCCGTCATCCGGGCCCCCCGGATCCCCGACGCCGCCGCCCTGTGCGCCGCCCTCGCCGCCGGCGGCATCCACCGGACCGAGTTCACCTTCACCACCCCCGACGCCACCACCCACCTCGCCCGCGCCGCCGCCGCCGGCCACCACGTCGGCATGGGCACCGTCCTGACGGCGGACCAGGCCGAGGAGGCCCTCGCCGCCGGCGCCTCCTTCCTGGTCACCCCGGGCCTGCGCCCCGAGGTGGCCCGCGCCGCCGTCCGGGCGGGCGTCCCCGCCGTCCTCGGCGCCCTCACCCCCACCGAGGTGGCCACCGCCCACGACCTCGGCGCCGCCGCCGTCAAGGTCTTTCCCGCCCGCACCTTCGGCCCCGGCTACCTCCGCGACCTCCGCGGCCCCTTCCCCGACATCCCCCTGATCGCCTCCGGCGGCATCGACACCCACAACGCCCCCGCCTTCCTCGCCGCCGGCGCCCTCGCCCTCTGCACCGGCACCGACGTCGCCCCACCCCAAGCCGTCGCCACCGCCGCCTGGCCCACCATCACCCACCGCGCCCACACCTTCACCACAGCCCTCCCCTGA
- the cobM gene encoding precorrin-4 C(11)-methyltransferase, whose product MTVYFIGAGPGAADLITLRGQRTLASCGVCLYAGSLVPRELLAECPPGARLVDTADLDLDQITAEFVRAHERGEDVARLHSGDPSVFSAVAEQMRRLDKAGIPYEVVPGVPAFAAAAAALKRELTVPAVGQTVILTRVARQATPMPEGEDLATLGRSGALLVLHLAARYVDSVVEELLPHYGADCPAAVVAMASRPEELVLRGPLGGIAEQVKGAGVLRTAVILVGRTLGAEQFPDSHLYSTERCREG is encoded by the coding sequence GTGACCGTCTACTTCATCGGAGCCGGCCCCGGCGCGGCGGACCTGATCACGCTGCGCGGGCAGCGCACCCTGGCGAGCTGCGGCGTCTGCCTGTACGCCGGCAGCCTGGTGCCGCGCGAACTGCTGGCCGAATGCCCGCCCGGGGCACGGCTGGTGGACACCGCCGACCTCGACCTGGACCAGATCACCGCCGAGTTCGTCCGGGCGCACGAGCGGGGCGAGGACGTGGCTCGGCTGCACTCCGGCGACCCGTCGGTGTTCAGCGCCGTCGCCGAGCAGATGCGGCGGCTCGACAAGGCGGGCATCCCGTACGAGGTGGTGCCGGGCGTGCCGGCGTTCGCGGCGGCCGCGGCGGCGCTGAAGCGAGAACTGACCGTTCCGGCGGTCGGGCAGACGGTGATCCTCACCCGGGTCGCCCGGCAGGCCACGCCGATGCCCGAGGGCGAGGACCTGGCGACGCTGGGCCGCAGTGGCGCGCTGCTGGTGCTGCACCTGGCGGCGCGGTACGTGGACAGCGTCGTGGAGGAGCTGCTGCCGCACTACGGGGCGGACTGCCCGGCGGCGGTGGTGGCGATGGCGAGCCGGCCGGAGGAGCTGGTGCTGCGGGGGCCGCTGGGCGGGATCGCGGAGCAGGTGAAGGGGGCCGGGGTGCTGCGGACCGCCGTGATCCTGGTCGGGCGGACCCTCGGCGCGGAGCAGTTCCCGGACAGCCACCTGTACTCGACGGAGCGCTGCCGGGAGGGCTGA